The following are encoded together in the Roseobacter denitrificans OCh 114 genome:
- the murF gene encoding UDP-N-acetylmuramoyl-tripeptide--D-alanyl-D-alanine ligase, with product MTLWTSAEAAEATGGTTTSQWNATGVSIDTRTLQAGDLFVALTDVRDGHDFVKQALDKGAAAALVSHVPPGVPEDAPLLMVEDVQGALEDLGRAGRARMGGKVVAVTGSVGKTSTKEMLLAMLSDQGRAHASVASYNNHWGVPLTLARMPRDTEFAVIEIGMNHPGEIAPLAKMAAPHVALITTVAAAHLEAFDDITGIAVEKASIFEGVVPNGVAILNADVDTSAILMAKAQDCRLRDITFGEHGYDFKLMRADLQGDTTVVRAEMGEVPILYKINSPGRHFAMNALGAIAVMAALRTDVALALGSLGRWTPYKGRGQRERIYLDSVDTRLFVDLIDDSYNANPTSMAAALEVLAAAEVTNDIGRVSKGRRIAYLGDMKELGPDEVALHAGLAHLPATKEIDVIHCIGPVMRALYDALPEPQRGMWFEGAEEAATHVKTHIDSGDVVLAKGSLSMKLACVVDAIRKMGHAPLDEE from the coding sequence ATGACCCTTTGGACATCCGCAGAGGCGGCAGAGGCCACCGGCGGCACGACGACGTCGCAGTGGAACGCCACGGGGGTGTCCATCGACACGCGCACCCTGCAAGCGGGGGATTTGTTTGTCGCCCTTACGGATGTGCGCGACGGGCATGATTTTGTAAAACAAGCGCTGGACAAAGGGGCGGCGGCAGCACTGGTCAGCCATGTGCCGCCCGGTGTGCCCGAGGACGCGCCCCTGTTGATGGTCGAGGATGTTCAAGGGGCACTCGAAGACCTCGGACGGGCGGGCCGCGCGCGCATGGGCGGCAAGGTGGTCGCGGTGACGGGAAGTGTCGGCAAGACCTCCACCAAGGAGATGCTGCTGGCCATGCTGTCGGATCAGGGCCGCGCGCATGCTTCGGTTGCCAGCTACAATAACCATTGGGGTGTGCCGCTGACACTGGCACGCATGCCGCGCGACACGGAATTCGCAGTCATCGAAATCGGCATGAACCACCCCGGAGAGATCGCACCGCTGGCCAAGATGGCCGCCCCGCATGTGGCGCTGATTACCACGGTCGCGGCGGCGCATCTGGAAGCATTCGACGACATCACGGGGATTGCGGTCGAAAAAGCATCCATCTTTGAGGGCGTGGTGCCGAACGGTGTCGCGATCCTGAATGCAGATGTCGACACATCCGCGATCCTGATGGCCAAGGCGCAGGATTGCAGGTTGCGCGACATCACATTTGGCGAACACGGGTATGATTTCAAACTGATGCGCGCGGATCTGCAAGGTGACACGACTGTGGTGCGGGCTGAGATGGGCGAGGTGCCGATCCTTTACAAGATCAACTCGCCGGGGCGGCATTTCGCGATGAATGCGCTGGGGGCCATTGCGGTGATGGCCGCCCTGCGCACGGATGTGGCGCTGGCCTTGGGTTCACTTGGACGCTGGACACCCTACAAGGGGCGCGGCCAGCGGGAACGGATTTACCTCGACAGCGTCGATACGCGGCTGTTCGTGGATCTGATTGATGACAGCTATAACGCCAACCCGACCTCGATGGCGGCGGCCCTTGAGGTGCTGGCGGCTGCCGAGGTGACGAACGACATCGGGCGCGTCTCGAAGGGGCGGCGCATTGCCTATCTTGGCGACATGAAAGAGCTTGGACCCGATGAGGTTGCGCTTCATGCGGGCCTTGCGCATTTGCCCGCCACAAAAGAGATCGACGTGATCCACTGTATCGGACCTGTCATGCGCGCGCTCTATGACGCTTTGCCAGAGCCGCAGCGCGGCATGTGGTTTGAAGGCGCTGAAGAGGCCGCAACCCATGTAAAAACACATATCGATAGCGGTGACGTGGTGCTTGCCAAAGGCTCGCTCAGCATGAAGCTGGCCTGCGTCGTTGACGCCATCCGCAAAATGGGACATGCCCCGCTCGACGAAGAATAG
- a CDS encoding peptidoglycan D,D-transpeptidase FtsI family protein, whose translation MIRTPLRPLARILDARSRGENPDAIERENIRIRHEQMRDQARQRAEGRLLVLGLFFVVAFGVVGLRMGMLATSEPTEPRVGAPGAQIHAARADIVDRHGNLLATNFETHALYAQPPQMIDPEHAARELAKVFPDLDAADLLEDFTGKRKFLWVKRKISPEQMQAVHEIGDPGLLFATRDMRLYPNGQLAAHVLGGASFGKEGVRAAEVIGVAGVEKYFDDYLRDPAKAHEPLQLSLDLTVQAAAERVLYGGMKLMNAKGATSILMDVHTGEVISVVSLPTFDPNDRPRPATSGDASDSPLFNRSVQGVYELGSTFKIFTVAQAMDLGLVNPDTIIDTKGPLRWGKHRIRDFRNYGDEMSVTKVIVKSSNIGTARIAQDIGVERQKAFLDELGMLETTGFEIVEAATGRPLLPPNWSELSTMTISYGHGLSTSPMHLAAGYAAIANGGYRVQPTILKTTNPEKGPRVFSEESSAASREMLRKVVTEGTASFGNVEGYAVGGKTGTADKPGSRGGYYEDKVIATFASIFPIDDPKYVLIVTLDEPVETTSDEPRRTAGWTAVPVAAEMIRRIAPLLGLRPTVEPLATRDITLTSN comes from the coding sequence ATGATCCGCACGCCACTGCGCCCGCTTGCCCGCATTCTGGATGCACGCAGCCGGGGCGAAAACCCCGATGCGATCGAGCGGGAAAACATCCGCATCCGCCACGAGCAGATGCGCGATCAGGCGCGCCAGCGGGCCGAGGGGCGGCTTTTGGTGCTGGGGCTGTTTTTCGTTGTGGCCTTTGGTGTTGTCGGCCTGCGCATGGGGATGCTGGCGACATCGGAACCGACCGAGCCGCGCGTCGGCGCACCCGGTGCGCAAATTCATGCGGCGCGGGCGGATATCGTGGATCGTCACGGCAACCTCCTGGCGACGAATTTTGAAACCCACGCGCTTTATGCGCAGCCGCCGCAGATGATCGACCCTGAGCACGCCGCACGGGAGCTTGCCAAGGTCTTTCCCGATCTGGATGCGGCGGACTTGCTCGAAGACTTCACCGGCAAGCGCAAGTTTTTATGGGTAAAGCGCAAGATCAGCCCCGAGCAGATGCAAGCGGTGCATGAAATTGGCGATCCCGGGCTGCTTTTTGCCACGCGCGACATGCGTCTTTATCCCAACGGGCAACTGGCGGCGCATGTGCTGGGCGGAGCGAGCTTTGGCAAGGAAGGCGTCCGGGCAGCCGAGGTGATCGGGGTGGCCGGTGTCGAGAAGTATTTCGACGACTACCTGCGTGATCCCGCGAAAGCGCATGAGCCGCTGCAACTGTCGCTTGATCTGACCGTTCAGGCGGCGGCGGAACGGGTGTTGTACGGCGGGATGAAACTGATGAATGCCAAGGGGGCCACGTCGATCCTGATGGATGTGCACACGGGCGAAGTGATCAGTGTTGTTTCGCTGCCGACCTTTGATCCCAATGACAGGCCACGCCCCGCCACCTCTGGCGATGCGTCCGACAGCCCGCTCTTCAACCGCTCGGTGCAGGGGGTTTACGAGTTGGGATCGACCTTCAAGATATTTACCGTGGCGCAGGCGATGGATCTGGGACTGGTCAACCCTGATACGATTATCGACACCAAAGGTCCGCTGCGCTGGGGCAAACACCGTATTCGTGATTTCCGCAACTACGGGGACGAAATGTCGGTCACGAAAGTCATCGTCAAAAGCTCCAACATCGGGACGGCGCGTATTGCACAAGATATTGGCGTAGAACGGCAAAAGGCATTCCTCGACGAGCTTGGGATGCTCGAAACCACCGGTTTCGAAATTGTCGAGGCCGCGACCGGTCGGCCCCTGCTGCCGCCCAACTGGTCTGAACTGAGCACGATGACCATTTCCTATGGCCATGGCTTGTCGACCTCGCCGATGCATCTGGCCGCGGGCTATGCAGCCATCGCGAACGGGGGCTACCGCGTGCAGCCAACGATCCTGAAAACGACCAATCCCGAAAAGGGGCCGCGTGTGTTCAGCGAAGAATCCTCTGCGGCGTCGCGCGAAATGCTCAGAAAAGTTGTGACCGAGGGCACCGCCAGCTTTGGCAATGTGGAAGGTTATGCGGTCGGCGGCAAGACCGGCACAGCGGACAAACCCGGCAGCCGGGGCGGATATTACGAAGACAAGGTCATCGCCACATTTGCCTCCATCTTTCCGATAGATGATCCGAAATATGTGCTGATCGTCACCTTGGATGAACCTGTTGAAACCACCAGTGATGAACCGCGCCGGACAGCGGGCTGGACGGCCGTACCGGTGGCGGCTGAAATGATCCGCCGCATCGCCCCGCTGCTGGGCTTGCGGCCAACCGTTGAACCCTTGGCCACACGCGATATAACGCTGACCAGTAATTAA
- the mraY gene encoding phospho-N-acetylmuramoyl-pentapeptide-transferase, with translation MLYWLTLLSDGGDFFNLFRYITFRAGGAFLTALIFGFLFGRPLINVLRRRQGKGQPIRDDGPEGHFAKAGTPTMGGLLIVGALLTSTLLWARLDNPFVWIVLFVTMSFAIIGFMDDYAKVSKQTTAGVPGKVRLLLGLVIAAIASYWAAQYHPEALQNRLALPVFKDTLINLSYFFVPFSVIVIVGAANAVNLTDGLDGLAIMPVMIAAGTLGVIAYAVGRVDFTDYLDVHYVPGTGEILIFTAGIFGGGLGFLWYNAPPAAVFMGDTGSLALGGALGAIAVSTKHEIVLAIVGGLFVIEALSVIIQVLYFKKTGKRVFLMAPIHHHYEQKGWAESTIVIRFWIISLILAIIGLATLKVR, from the coding sequence ATGCTCTATTGGTTAACGCTGCTGTCGGACGGAGGGGATTTTTTCAACCTCTTTCGCTATATCACATTTCGGGCAGGTGGTGCGTTTCTGACGGCATTGATATTCGGCTTTCTGTTCGGACGCCCCCTGATCAACGTGCTGCGGCGCAGGCAGGGCAAGGGCCAGCCCATTCGCGATGATGGCCCCGAGGGGCATTTCGCAAAGGCCGGAACACCAACCATGGGCGGTCTGCTGATCGTCGGGGCGTTGCTGACGTCTACGCTGCTCTGGGCGCGGCTGGACAATCCGTTTGTGTGGATTGTCCTTTTCGTGACCATGTCCTTTGCGATCATCGGCTTCATGGATGATTACGCCAAAGTGTCCAAGCAAACGACGGCGGGTGTGCCGGGCAAGGTGCGCCTGCTGCTGGGGCTGGTGATTGCGGCCATCGCATCCTATTGGGCGGCGCAATATCACCCCGAAGCCCTGCAGAACCGGCTGGCCCTGCCGGTGTTCAAGGATACGCTGATCAACCTGAGCTACTTCTTTGTGCCGTTTTCGGTGATCGTGATTGTCGGGGCGGCGAATGCGGTCAACCTGACGGATGGGCTGGACGGGCTGGCGATCATGCCCGTCATGATTGCGGCAGGCACGCTTGGCGTGATTGCCTATGCGGTGGGCCGTGTCGATTTCACGGATTATCTTGATGTGCACTATGTGCCGGGGACGGGCGAAATTCTGATCTTTACCGCCGGTATCTTTGGCGGGGGCTTGGGCTTTCTGTGGTATAATGCGCCCCCTGCGGCGGTGTTCATGGGCGATACGGGCAGTCTGGCCCTCGGCGGGGCGCTTGGCGCAATTGCGGTGTCTACCAAACACGAAATCGTTCTCGCCATCGTCGGCGGTCTGTTCGTGATCGAAGCGCTCAGCGTTATTATTCAGGTGCTCTACTTCAAGAAAACCGGCAAACGGGTGTTCCTGATGGCCCCGATCCATCACCACTATGAACAAAAGGGCTGGGCGGAAAGCACCATCGTCATCCGCTTCTGGATCATCTCGCTGATCCTCGCGATCATCGGGCTTGCCACGCTCAAGGTGCGGTGA
- a CDS encoding NAD(P)/FAD-dependent oxidoreductase: MQVDVAIIGAGAAGMMCAAYAPGRILIVDHARAPGEKIRISGGGRCNFTNMHCGPHAFLSENPHFAKSALARYTQWDFIDLIDQHRIAWHEKTLGQLFCDTSAKEIIAMLRGLMQQNGVDLHLQTQAQDFAKTVNGFEFNLLKDGQTTRVQCNTLVIASGGKSIPKMGATGLAYDIARQFGLRVTDTRPALVPFTFPEGRFAPLAGVAAPARVTAGGTSFDEAVLFTHRGLSGPAVLQASSYWREGSPIDVNLMPDTNLFEALKEKRSQSGARKLTNELSQFLPARLVETLAQTLDLGGNIADQSDAKLAGIAGALEKWTLHPSGTEGYRTAEVTLGGIDTDDLSSKTMEAKKVPGLFFIGEAVDVTGWLGGYNFQWAWSSAMATARALA; this comes from the coding sequence ATGCAAGTTGATGTGGCAATAATTGGCGCAGGCGCTGCGGGCATGATGTGTGCCGCCTATGCGCCGGGGCGCATTCTGATCGTGGATCACGCCCGCGCGCCCGGTGAGAAAATCCGTATTTCCGGCGGCGGGCGATGCAATTTCACGAATATGCACTGCGGCCCGCACGCGTTCCTGTCAGAAAACCCGCATTTCGCGAAATCCGCCTTGGCGCGCTATACGCAGTGGGATTTCATTGATCTGATTGATCAACATCGGATTGCCTGGCACGAGAAAACACTGGGTCAGTTGTTCTGTGACACTTCCGCGAAAGAGATCATCGCGATGCTGCGCGGCCTCATGCAGCAAAACGGTGTTGATCTGCATTTGCAAACGCAAGCGCAGGACTTTGCAAAGACTGTCAACGGGTTTGAATTCAACCTCCTGAAGGACGGGCAGACCACCCGGGTGCAGTGCAACACACTGGTGATTGCCAGCGGCGGCAAGTCCATCCCCAAGATGGGCGCGACCGGGCTTGCCTATGATATCGCGCGCCAGTTCGGGTTGCGCGTGACCGACACCCGCCCTGCACTGGTGCCTTTCACCTTTCCCGAAGGGCGTTTTGCCCCGCTTGCGGGCGTGGCGGCACCTGCGCGTGTAACCGCGGGTGGCACCAGTTTTGACGAAGCGGTTCTGTTCACCCACCGCGGGCTGTCCGGACCGGCCGTCTTGCAGGCGTCCTCCTATTGGCGTGAGGGCAGCCCGATTGATGTGAACCTGATGCCGGACACCAATCTGTTTGAGGCCCTAAAAGAAAAACGCAGCCAGTCGGGCGCGCGCAAACTGACAAACGAGCTGTCGCAGTTCCTGCCCGCGCGGCTGGTGGAGACGCTGGCGCAAACGCTCGACCTCGGTGGTAACATCGCGGATCAGTCCGACGCAAAACTCGCCGGCATCGCCGGCGCGCTGGAGAAATGGACCTTGCACCCCTCAGGCACGGAAGGTTACCGCACGGCCGAAGTAACCTTGGGCGGCATAGATACCGATGATCTGTCGTCCAAAACGATGGAGGCCAAGAAGGTTCCCGGCCTGTTTTTCATAGGTGAAGCCGTGGATGTCACCGGCTGGCTGGGCGGATATAACTTTCAATGGGCGTGGTCATCCGCCATGGCAACCGCCCGCGCGCTGGCGTGA
- a CDS encoding cell division protein FtsL: protein MRTFLFIVTTLGVIALAFWAYRENYATQAALAETRELRQDIRAAHERLSMLKAEWAYLNRPDRLRDLAEINFDRLGLLPLRPEQFGHVDQVAYPPDPLIEIANIVELANLSETDAEVGQ from the coding sequence ATGCGGACATTCTTGTTTATTGTGACCACATTGGGCGTCATTGCATTGGCGTTCTGGGCCTACCGGGAGAACTATGCGACGCAAGCGGCGCTGGCGGAAACGCGCGAATTACGCCAGGACATCCGTGCCGCGCATGAGCGCCTGTCCATGCTCAAGGCGGAATGGGCCTATCTGAACCGTCCTGACAGGCTGCGCGATCTGGCCGAGATTAACTTTGACCGCCTTGGCCTTTTGCCTCTGCGCCCTGAGCAGTTTGGCCATGTGGATCAGGTGGCCTATCCGCCGGATCCGCTGATCGAGATCGCCAACATCGTTGAACTGGCAAACCTCTCGGAAACAGACGCCGAGGTCGGCCAATGA
- the murD gene encoding UDP-N-acetylmuramoyl-L-alanine--D-glutamate ligase, translated as MIPVQGLRGATVAVLGLGRTGMSAARALRAGGALPLCWDDNPDARARAQQEGFTCTQLSRVADFDDIACLIVSPGIPHLYPAPNPVVRLALQAGVPVDNDIGLFFRSFATNAWANFDTAPRVVAVTGSNGKSTTSALIHHILEHVGRPATLAGNIGRGVLDIDPPHDGEVVVLELSSYQTDLARSLTPDVAVFTNLSEDHLDRHGGMGGYFAAKRRLFAEGGPDRAIVGVDEDEGLFLAGQLAEGRADDRVIRISFAQKLTGPGWQVFARKGFLSEYRKGKQIASVDLRSVPGLPGVHNHQNACAAYAVCRSLGLAPKVIEAALHSFQGLPHRSQLVGQKDGVRFVNDSKATNADAAAKALAAFPSIRWICGGLEKDGGMDALRNASASVVKAYVIGREAAAFAMKLPVEAEICTTMAQAVEKAAREAEAGDVVLLAPAAASFDQYDNFEQRGDDFMQEVAKYL; from the coding sequence ATGATACCCGTTCAGGGATTGCGTGGCGCAACGGTGGCGGTGCTGGGTCTGGGGCGCACGGGTATGAGTGCCGCGCGCGCTTTGCGGGCAGGGGGGGCGCTGCCGCTGTGTTGGGACGACAACCCGGACGCGCGCGCGCGCGCGCAGCAAGAGGGATTTACCTGCACGCAACTGTCCCGTGTTGCGGATTTTGATGATATCGCCTGCCTGATAGTCAGTCCCGGCATCCCGCATCTTTACCCCGCGCCGAACCCGGTTGTGCGCCTTGCGTTACAGGCCGGGGTGCCCGTGGACAATGACATCGGTCTGTTCTTTCGCTCCTTTGCCACCAATGCTTGGGCGAATTTTGACACCGCCCCGCGGGTCGTGGCCGTGACGGGGTCCAACGGGAAATCGACGACCTCCGCGCTGATCCATCATATTCTGGAACATGTGGGGCGCCCGGCGACCTTGGCCGGAAACATTGGGCGTGGCGTTCTGGACATCGACCCGCCGCATGATGGCGAGGTCGTGGTTCTGGAACTGTCCAGTTATCAGACGGATCTCGCACGCAGTCTGACGCCTGATGTGGCGGTGTTTACCAACCTCTCCGAAGATCATCTGGACCGGCACGGGGGGATGGGCGGGTATTTTGCCGCCAAGCGCCGCCTGTTTGCCGAAGGCGGGCCGGACCGTGCGATCGTTGGGGTTGACGAGGATGAAGGGCTGTTTCTGGCGGGGCAGCTTGCCGAGGGCCGCGCGGATGATCGTGTTATTCGCATTTCGTTTGCGCAAAAGCTGACCGGACCCGGGTGGCAGGTTTTTGCGCGCAAAGGGTTTTTGTCTGAATACCGCAAGGGCAAGCAGATCGCGTCGGTTGATCTGCGGTCTGTTCCGGGCTTGCCGGGCGTGCATAATCACCAGAATGCCTGTGCGGCCTATGCCGTCTGCCGGTCCTTGGGTCTTGCGCCCAAAGTGATCGAGGCGGCGCTGCATTCCTTTCAAGGATTGCCGCACCGCAGCCAGCTGGTCGGGCAAAAGGACGGTGTGCGCTTTGTGAATGACAGCAAGGCGACGAATGCGGATGCCGCGGCCAAGGCGCTGGCGGCCTTTCCATCCATCCGCTGGATCTGCGGTGGGCTGGAAAAGGATGGCGGGATGGACGCCTTGCGCAACGCCAGTGCATCGGTTGTCAAAGCCTATGTCATCGGTCGCGAAGCGGCGGCTTTTGCCATGAAACTCCCCGTCGAGGCCGAGATTTGCACAACCATGGCGCAGGCCGTGGAAAAAGCGGCGCGCGAGGCCGAGGCGGGCGATGTTGTGCTGCTGGCCCCTGCTGCTGCCAGCTTTGATCAATATGACAACTTCGAACAACGCGGCGATGATTTCATGCAAGAGGTCGCCAAGTACCTTTAA
- a CDS encoding UDP-N-acetylmuramoyl-L-alanyl-D-glutamate--2,6-diaminopimelate ligase, which yields MLGQTKTLFQLGLTARNGRQATLTGLAVDSREVRDGYLFAALPGSRIHGAEFIQYALRMGASAILTDAAGAQLAATELGASEAALVISDDPREALARTAALWFGGQPKTMVAVTGTNGKTSVATFVRQIWTLLGHEAINLGTTGVEGAWSAPLAHTTPEPITLHRALAEAARQGVTHAAMEASSHGLDQRRLDGVTLAAAGFTNFTQDHLDYHATFEDYFAAKAGLFARVLPEDATAVINIDADRGVDMAAIAEARNCPVITVGRDSGDLHLGNIQVDSTGQVVCFMHHGTQYVRRLGLIGSFQAENVMLAAALVIACGEDPQHVFDTLEHLSTVRGRMQLAGTRDNGATVFVDYAHTPDAIATALKALRPHVVGRLIAIVGAGGDRDATKRPLMGQAAAENADVVFVTDDNPRSEDPASIRAAVLLGAPDAIEVGDRAEAILRGVDALGPGDALLIAGKGHETGQVVGDDVLPFDDAEQASVAVAALDGRLA from the coding sequence ATGCTCGGGCAGACGAAAACACTATTCCAACTGGGTCTCACCGCGCGCAACGGGCGGCAGGCGACGCTGACGGGGCTTGCGGTTGACAGCCGCGAGGTCAGGGATGGCTATCTTTTTGCCGCCCTGCCGGGATCAAGGATTCACGGAGCTGAATTTATTCAATACGCCTTGCGCATGGGTGCGTCGGCCATTCTGACGGATGCTGCGGGCGCGCAATTGGCAGCGACCGAACTGGGCGCAAGCGAGGCGGCGCTCGTGATATCGGACGATCCGCGAGAGGCTCTGGCGCGCACCGCCGCCCTGTGGTTTGGCGGCCAGCCCAAGACCATGGTGGCCGTGACGGGGACGAACGGAAAGACATCCGTCGCGACCTTCGTGCGCCAAATCTGGACGCTGCTGGGGCATGAGGCGATCAACCTGGGCACAACCGGTGTTGAAGGCGCATGGAGCGCCCCGCTGGCCCATACCACGCCGGAACCGATCACGCTGCACCGTGCGCTGGCTGAGGCCGCGCGTCAGGGTGTGACCCATGCGGCGATGGAGGCTTCAAGCCACGGGCTTGACCAGCGCAGGCTGGACGGTGTGACGCTGGCCGCTGCCGGGTTCACGAATTTCACGCAGGACCATCTGGATTACCACGCCACTTTCGAGGATTACTTTGCCGCCAAGGCGGGGCTGTTTGCGCGCGTGCTGCCCGAAGACGCCACAGCCGTGATCAACATCGACGCGGATCGGGGCGTCGATATGGCCGCGATTGCCGAGGCGCGCAATTGTCCCGTGATCACCGTCGGGCGGGACAGTGGCGATCTGCATCTGGGCAATATCCAGGTGGATTCGACCGGTCAGGTGGTATGCTTCATGCATCATGGCACGCAATATGTGCGCCGCCTCGGGTTAATTGGCAGCTTTCAGGCCGAAAACGTGATGCTGGCGGCGGCTTTGGTGATCGCCTGCGGGGAAGACCCGCAGCATGTATTTGATACGCTGGAGCATCTGAGCACCGTGCGGGGCCGTATGCAGCTTGCGGGCACGCGCGACAATGGGGCCACGGTCTTTGTCGATTATGCCCATACGCCAGATGCGATTGCCACGGCACTCAAGGCGCTGCGACCGCATGTTGTCGGTCGTCTGATCGCCATTGTCGGCGCAGGCGGGGACCGGGATGCGACCAAACGCCCCCTGATGGGGCAGGCGGCTGCGGAAAACGCGGATGTGGTATTTGTGACAGACGACAATCCGCGCTCCGAGGATCCGGCAAGCATCCGCGCGGCGGTTTTGCTCGGTGCGCCTGATGCGATCGAAGTCGGCGACCGGGCGGAGGCGATCCTGCGCGGGGTCGACGCGCTGGGGCCCGGGGATGCCTTGTTGATCGCGGGCAAAGGGCATGAAACCGGGCAGGTGGTGGGTGATGATGTGCTGCCCTTTGATGATGCGGAACAGGCAAGCGTGGCGGTTGCCGCGCTGGACGGGAGGCTGGCATGA